A single Fusobacterium simiae DNA region contains:
- a CDS encoding shikimate kinase, producing MKDNIALIGFMGSGKTTVGKLLAKTMDMKFVDIDKVIEAQEKKSINDIFHENGQIYFRDLEREVILQESLKNDCVIATGGGSILDNENIKRLKETSFIVFLNATVKCLYLRLKDSTTRPILNDAEDRKKLIEELLEKRKFLYQISADYIVDINEYTNIYETIDKIKEAYIIS from the coding sequence ATGAAAGATAATATTGCATTAATTGGTTTTATGGGAAGCGGAAAGACAACTGTTGGAAAACTTCTTGCTAAAACTATGGACATGAAATTTGTTGATATAGATAAAGTAATAGAAGCTCAAGAGAAAAAATCAATCAACGATATTTTTCATGAAAATGGACAAATTTATTTTAGAGATTTAGAAAGGGAAGTAATTTTACAAGAATCTTTAAAAAATGATTGTGTCATTGCCACTGGAGGAGGTTCTATTTTAGATAATGAAAATATTAAAAGGTTAAAAGAAACATCTTTTATTGTTTTTCTTAATGCAACTGTTAAGTGCCTATACTTAAGGCTTAAAGATAGTACTACTCGTCCTATATTAAATGATGCTGAAGATAGAAAGAAACTTATAGAAGAATTATTGGAAAAAAGAAAATTTTTATATCAAATATCAGCTGATTATATAGTTGATATCAATGAATATACAAATATTTATGAAACAATTGATAAGATCAAAGAAGCATACATAATATCATGA